The Paramisgurnus dabryanus chromosome 6, PD_genome_1.1, whole genome shotgun sequence genome has a window encoding:
- the LOC135744148 gene encoding NACHT, LRR and PYD domains-containing protein 1b allele 2-like, whose translation MEGKGEVLYKIMPWNPRLLDGLGQMQPAGPLYNIDCFEGSISQLILPHCEIFSEDNKDSLAVAHISGDNVETLQPLKVNSTHVFINITEFSLFGLIKNIIRLVKNIIYPDVQSQVLLFVRPLSVKRKEKILDVHLLPVNVPVSEVQSQHKENVYIKTTSVCHLIPGRQYSLCFQPEGFEVQPQGQMFECNFGPNYHPTFEVFLHVNTEEFKMGVLDKTEAKEVWMTRRVILTASSPKTDTADLKVVTEFVDNHREALVARVLSVMPIADCLKDKHMIPPEMYNEIDDARPRQTKMRLLFKVLDSGGPAVKAEFYRQLKDKESFLVDDLESGC comes from the exons ATGGAGGGTAAAGGAGAGGTGTTGTATAAAATCATGCCCTGGAATCCACGGCTCTTAGATGGTTTGGGTCAGATGCAGCCTGCAGGTCCCTTGTACAACATTGACTGTTTTGAAGGTTCAATCTCACAACTGATTCTTCCACACTGTGAAATTTTCTCAG AGGACAATAAAGACAGTTTGGCTGTGGCACACATCAGTGGTGATAATGTAGAAACGTTGCAGCCACTAAAAGTGAACAGCACTCATGTGTTTATTAATATCACTGAGTTTTCCCTGTTTGGactcataaaaaatataattaggCTCGTAAAAAACATCATATACCCTGATGTTCAGTCCCAAGTTTTGCTGTTTGTTCGTCCATTATCTGTCAAACGGAAAGAGAAAATACTGGATGTCCATTTGCTTCCAGTGAATGTTCCAGTGTCAGAG GTCCAGAGCCAACACAAggaaaatgtatacattaaaaCCACTTCCGTATGTCACCTGATTCCCGGGAGACAATACAGTCTGTGCTTTCAACCAGAGGGATTTGAAGTGCAGCCACAG GGTCAGATGTTTGAGTGTAATTTTGGTCCAAACTATCATCCCACATTTGAAGTGTTTCTTCATGTAAACACTGAGGAGTTTAAAATGGGTGTTTTGGATAAAACTGAAGCAAAGGAAGTATGGATGACAAGACGAGTTATTCTTACAG CATCAAGTCCCAAAACAGACACGGCTGATCTCAAAGTGGTGACAG AATTTGTGGACAATCACAGAGAGGCTCTAGTTGCGAGAGTGCTTTCAGTGATGCCGATAGCTGACTGTCTGAAAGACAAACACATGATCCCTCCTGAAATGTACAATGAAATTGATGATGCAAGACCACGACAGACAAAAATGAGACTTTTGTTTAAGGTTCTTGACTCGGGTGGTCCTgctgtaaaagcagaattctaCAGACAACTGAAGGACAAAGAATCATTCCTAGTAGATGACCTGGAGTCTGGCTGTTGA